A region from the Hippopotamus amphibius kiboko isolate mHipAmp2 chromosome 15, mHipAmp2.hap2, whole genome shotgun sequence genome encodes:
- the LOC130837395 gene encoding olfactory receptor 2Y1-like, producing the protein MGSFNTSFGEGFILLGFSDWPQLEPILFVFISIFYSITLFGNTAIITLSLLEPQLHMPMYFFLCHLSFLDLCYTTSTVPQLLINLHGPDRTITYGGCVVQLFSSLALGSTEGVLLVVMAFDHYAAVCHPLHYTAIMHPHLCQTLAIASWVGGFMNSLIQAGLMMAMPLCGLRLLNHFFCEMPVLLKLACEDTEGIEAKMFVARAIILVVPVALTLGSYVYIVQVVLRVRSMAGRRKAFETCGSHLLVVSLFYGSAMYTYLQPKHSYSDSEGKFVAPFYTIITPMLNPIIYTLRNKAVKGAVRKVLRRGRY; encoded by the coding sequence ATGGGAAGTTTCAATACCAGTTTTGGAGAAGGCTTCATTTTATTGGGCTTCTCAGACTGGCCTCAACTGGAACCCAtcctttttgtgtttatttcaattttctacTCAATTACTCTCTTTGGCAACACCGCCATCATCACTCTTTCCCTCCTGGAACCTCAGTTGCACATgcccatgtacttctttctctgTCACCTCTCTTTCCTAGACCTTTGCTATACCACCAGCACTGTGCCCCAGCTTCTGATCAACCTTCATGGACCTGACCGGACCATCACCTATGGAGGGTGTGTGGTCCAGCTCTTTAGTTCCCTTGCCCTGGGCTCCACTGAGGGTGTGCTCCTTGTTGTGATGGCCTTTGACCACTATGCTGCTGTCTGTCATCCACTCCACTACACAGCCATTAtgcacccccacctctgccagacACTGGCTATCGCCTCCTGGGTGGGAGGCTTCATGAACTCTCTGATTCAGGCAGGCCTCATGATGGCCATGCCTCTCTGTGGCCTCCGTCTCCTGAAtcacttcttttgtgaaatgcctgtACTCCTGAAGCTGGcttgtgaggacacagaaggAATAGAGGCCAAGATGTTTGTAGCTCGAGCCATAATCTTGGTTGTTCCTGTAGCACTAACTCTAGGCTCCTATGTGTACATTGTTCAGGTGGTGCTGAGGGTCAGGTCAATGGCTGGGAGAAGAAAGGCTTTTGAGACTTGTGGGTCACATCTCTTGGTGGTTtcccttttttatggctcagCCATGTATACATACCTCCAACCCAAGCACAGTTATTCTGATAGTGAGGGAAAGTTTGTGGCCCCTTTTTACACCATAATTACCCCCATGCTCAATCCTATAATTTACACCTTAAGGAACAAGGCTGTGAAGGGGGCTGTGAGGAAGGTACTAAGGAGAGGCAGGTACTAA